One Helicoverpa armigera isolate CAAS_96S chromosome 1, ASM3070526v1, whole genome shotgun sequence genomic window carries:
- the LOC110377576 gene encoding uncharacterized protein LOC110377576 isoform X3, with protein MLAADEVRCLRHRRSASTPPPRGSRRASIERTRRRYSTSVPPSRSLQNDICALAEGKSWTASDYKPETLEKSQDWAVSRDFYSSGDSTFHTSGSDNNISYHTEYGSGRYTGFGNCNNQKQSASTPMSPMHGNEMVDNTLASLATGKFERLRRRQNDDKERIVERQSKSYGRSLRIGWSMFASSVTKAARTATESAVRYGGIASQKVSEMASTVTEKVNTRGGWSTLGGTTDQRRASNTSTSYQSPSYGAMKSSTSEPYSQWNEQLQPWKESVTTRNNLDSRDLSQVGVSSPPPDIKNITIKKKNASDEDSWDWLNN; from the exons ATGCTTGCGGCAGACGAG GTACGGTGCCTTCGGCACCGTCGTTCTGCTTCGACCCCGCCACCGCGGGGTTCTCGACGCGCATCTATAGAAAGAACTCGCAGGCGGTACAGTACCAGCGTACCGCCATCCCGCTCATTGCAAAATGAC ATCTGTGCACTAGCGGAAGGCAAGTCATGGACCGCCTCGGACTACAAACCAGAGACTCTGGAAAAGTCCCAGGACTGGGCCGTCTCTCGCGACTTCTACTCGTCGGGAGACAGCACTTTCCACACGAGCGGCTCGGATAATAACATCAGTTATCA CACGGAGTATGGGAGTGGACGTTACACCGGTTTCGGCAACTGCAACAACCAGAAGCAGTCGGCGTCCACTCCGATGTCGCCGATGCACGGCAACGAAATGGTGGACAACACTCTGGCTTCATTAGCTACT GGCAAGTTCGAACGGTTGCGTAGGCGACAAAACGACGACAAAGAACGCATTGTCGAGCGACAATCTAAGTCCTATGGGCGGTCTTTGCGGATC GGTTGGTCCATGTTTGCATCATCGGTGACTAAGGCAGCTCGGACGGCAACTGAGAGCGCCGTGCGTTACGGAGGCATCGCTTCCCAAAAAGTTTCGGAGATGGCATCTACTGTTACTGAAAAG GTGAACACCCGCGGCGGTTGGAGTACTCTGGGCGGCACTACGGATCAGAGACGCGCATCCAACACCAGCACGTCTTACCAGTCGCCCAGCTATGGCGCCATGAAGAGTTCCACTTCCGAACCATACTCCCAGTG GAACGAACAACTTCAGCCATGGAAGGAATCGGTGACCACCCGCAACAACTTGGATTCGCGCGATCTGTCCCAAGTCGGGGTGTCCAGCCCCCCGCCCGATATCAAGAACATCACAATCAAGAAGAAGAACGCGTCTGATGAAGACTCTTGGGACTGGCTTAATAACTAA
- the LOC110377586 gene encoding peroxisomal membrane protein PEX16 codes for MDKALSLQELYAVYKRWVISNPGVVTDVETVATWSSYFVAGKINKSPIVSELVYSVSKLVSLFNDKLIREAYGSDEPYYGLREQIKLWLTVVHYCEVFIELLVKNRWGTRGKWTVATLLQVFKCSSALVLLYRFKELPIAHPPIPALQRKKFTEGKETDENSNSFFTLRRSGRVIRRVDGAPSVAFRDWEPVKIKDDRPAPVNVNDLIYAESLHILKPLIHLASMRVFGTKAWKQWVIALCVDLASMKLYGKYMKDLSYDQRLEISRRKLGLVLYLLRSPMYNGYSKNVIENTLTSLTKKVPAMSFICGPIIQYLSHWQDIYFYMWAS; via the coding sequence ATGGATAAAGCATTATCTTTACAAGAGTTGTATGCGGTTTACAAGCGATGGGTAATAAGCAACCCTGGTGTTGTGACGGACGTCGAGACTGTAGCGACGTGGTCTTCATATTTTGTGGCTGGAAAGATAAACAAATCGCCCATCGTCTCGGAATTAGTGTACTCGGTGTCTAAACTCGTGTCACTGTTTAACGACAAGCTCATTAGAGAAGCTTATGGGTCAGACGAGCCGTACTACGGGCTCCGGGAGCAGATCAAGCTGTGGCTAACAGTAGTACACTACTGCGAAGTATTTATTGAACTGTTAGTCAAGAACAGGTGGGGAACAAGAGGTAAATGGACGGTGGCGACGCTACTGCAGGTCTTCAAGTGTTCTTCGGCTCTTGTTTTGCTGTACAGGTTCAAGGAGCTGCCGATAGCCCATCCCCCTATTCCCGCGTTACAGAGGAAGAAGTTTACAGAAGGCAAAGAGACAGACGAGAACTCCAACTCATTCTTCACTCTGCGCAGGTCAGGGCGCGTCATCCGACGAGTGGACGGCGCGCCCTCAGTGGCGTTCCGTGACTGGGAGCCAGTGAAGATCAAAGATGACAGGCCTGCACCCGTCAACgttaatgatttaatttatgCTGAGTCACTACACATTCTGAAGCCTTTAATACATTTAGCTTCTATGAGAGTGTTTGGTACAAAAGCGTGGAAGCAGTGGGTCATAGCCCTCTGTGTGGACTTGGCAAGTATGAAACTGTATGGTAAATATATGAAGGATTTGTCTTATGACCAACGGCTAGAGATAAGTCGCAGGAAGTTGGGTCTTGTTCTGTACTTACTTAGGAGTCCTATGTACAATGGTTATTCTAAGAATGTTATTGAGAATACTCTAACATCTCTGACAAAGAAAGTGCCAGCCATGTCATTTATTTGTGGGCCAATTATACAGTATTTGAGTCATTGGcaagatatttatttctacatGTGGGCTtcataa